One genomic window of Salmo salar chromosome ssa12, Ssal_v3.1, whole genome shotgun sequence includes the following:
- the LOC106565520 gene encoding neurogenic differentiation factor 4-like, with the protein MMANSYGRPSEGAELVSSLEWMDDDVSSPDGDKPIKVQRYRPGGMGHLGRELGSEDMEEGEEEEEGQGDGNAPKRRGPKRKRMTKARQERFKARRVKANARERSRMHGLNDALENLRSIMPCHSKTQKLSKIETLRLARNYICALSEALEGDQSTESRAFMETLCEGLSQPTSNLVAGCLQLGPGGFVEERPEDRNGGRGGPTVLGGVGMAVRPISYSSPGLPSPPYGTLDSAHLLHLRGMKGGAYESHSPNDCNTPPYDGPPTPPLSIGGNLVPKQSSPHYLPPHHYPPSSMGLYQSARYELPLEMPYDSYHPPHMAPPQMGTVYGD; encoded by the coding sequence ATGATGGCCAATTCGTATGGAAGGCCCAGCGAGGGGGCGGAGCTAGTCAGCTCTCTGGAGTGGATGGATGATGACGTGAGCTCCCCAGACGGAGACAAGCCAATCAAAGTGCAGCGCTACAGACCAGGCGGAATGGGCCACCTGGGCAGGGAGCTGGGCAGCGAGGatatggaggagggggaggaggaagaggagggccaGGGAGACGGGAACGCTCCCAAACGCCGAGGGCCCAAGAGGAAAAGGATGACCAAAGCCCGGCAGGAGCGCTTCAAGGCACGACGTGTGAAGGCTAACGCCCGGGAGCGCTCAAGGATGCACGGGCTGAATGACGCGCTGGAGAACCTGCGCAGCATCATGCCCTGCCACTCCAAGACTCAGAAACTGTCCAAAATCGAGACCCTGCGGCTGGCCCGCAACTACATCTGTGCCCTGTCTGAAGCCCTGGAGGGGGACCAGTCCACGGAGAGCAGGGCCTTCATGGAGACCCTGTGTGAAGGCCTCTCCCAGCCCACCAGCAACTTGGTGGCTGGCTGTCTGCAGCTCGGGCCTGGGGGTTTTGTTGAGGAGAGGCCCGAGGACAGgaatggggggagaggagggccCACAGTCCTGGGAGGGGTGGGGATGGCCGTTAGACCAATCAGCTACTCCTCCCCCGGCCTGCCCAGCCCGCCCTATGGCACATTGGACTCCGCCCACCTGCTCCATCTGCGGGGGATGAAAGGAGGGGCTTACGAGAGCCACTCCCCTAATGACTGTAACACCCCTCCCTACGACGGCCCCCCAACACCCCCGCTCAGCATCGGCGGTAACCTGGTGCCCAAGCAGTCCTCTCCCCACTACCTCCCCCCTCACcactaccccccctcctccatggGCCTGTACCAGAGCGCCCGCTACGAGCTGCCCCTGGAGATGCCCTATGACTCGTACCACCCTCCTCACATGGCACCCCCACAGATGGGAACGGTCTATGGGGATTAA